One stretch of Streptomyces sp. R21 DNA includes these proteins:
- a CDS encoding TerD family protein — MTHAMLKGSNIPLDATAVRAVLRWTPGQGVPDVDASALLLGPGGRVRSDEDFVFYNQPRHPSGKVWRLGKKRVAEGLTDTIQTDLAGVESGVGQIYLVASAEDITFDHVRGLRILLYDAAVADGEPLAYFDIKPQTGAETALICGELYRRGEGWKFRALGEGYSNGLKGLASDFGISVDESDPELEPLPATTAGPVPDPGAWAAPVATPETSVPLPPEQPAPVPQQPAYGFPAEPAQQPAAAASGPSYGYPQPSGSPAAQPAYGYPQPTAEPSYGYPQPVGTLPDPDFRLPPQGPQFIGR; from the coding sequence ATGACGCACGCGATGCTGAAGGGGTCGAACATCCCGCTGGACGCCACGGCGGTCCGGGCTGTGCTGCGCTGGACGCCCGGGCAGGGCGTCCCCGATGTCGATGCCTCGGCGCTGCTCCTCGGTCCCGGCGGTCGTGTGCGATCCGACGAGGACTTCGTCTTCTACAACCAGCCCCGCCATCCCTCGGGAAAGGTGTGGCGGCTCGGCAAGAAGCGCGTCGCCGAAGGCCTGACCGACACGATCCAGACGGATCTGGCCGGTGTCGAGTCCGGTGTCGGACAGATTTATCTGGTCGCATCGGCCGAGGACATCACCTTCGACCACGTACGCGGTCTGCGCATCCTGCTGTACGACGCCGCCGTCGCCGACGGTGAACCGCTGGCGTACTTCGACATCAAGCCGCAGACGGGCGCGGAGACGGCGCTGATCTGCGGCGAGCTGTACCGGCGCGGTGAGGGCTGGAAGTTCCGGGCGCTGGGCGAGGGCTACTCGAACGGTCTGAAGGGGCTGGCGAGCGACTTCGGGATCTCGGTGGACGAGTCGGATCCGGAGCTGGAGCCCCTCCCGGCCACCACCGCCGGCCCGGTGCCCGATCCGGGGGCCTGGGCGGCGCCCGTGGCGACTCCCGAGACCTCGGTGCCGCTGCCGCCCGAGCAGCCCGCCCCGGTGCCCCAGCAGCCCGCGTACGGCTTTCCCGCGGAGCCGGCGCAGCAGCCCGCCGCGGCGGCCTCAGGGCCTTCCTACGGCTATCCGCAGCCGAGCGGCAGCCCGGCCGCCCAGCCCGCCTACGGTTACCCGCAGCCGACCGCGGAGCCCTCGTACGGCTACCCGCAGCCGGTCGGCACGCTGCCCGACCCGGACTTCCGGCTGCCGCCGCAGGGTCCGCAGTTCATCGGCCGCTGA
- a CDS encoding peroxiredoxin — MAIEVGTKAPDFELKDNHGATVKLSDFRGEKNVVLLFYPFAFTGVCTGELCELRDHLPQFSDRDTQLLAVSNDSIHTLRVFAEQEGLEYPLLSDFWPHGNTSRAYGVFDEDKGCAVRGTFIIDKEGVVRWTVVNGLPDARDLNEYVKALDTL; from the coding sequence ATGGCGATCGAGGTCGGCACCAAGGCCCCGGACTTCGAGCTCAAGGACAACCACGGCGCCACCGTGAAGCTGTCCGACTTCCGCGGCGAGAAGAACGTCGTGCTGCTCTTCTACCCGTTCGCCTTCACGGGTGTGTGCACCGGCGAGCTGTGCGAGCTGCGCGACCACCTGCCGCAGTTCTCCGACCGCGACACCCAACTGCTGGCCGTCTCCAACGACTCCATCCACACGCTGCGCGTCTTCGCCGAGCAGGAGGGCCTGGAGTACCCGCTGCTGTCCGACTTCTGGCCGCACGGCAACACTTCTCGGGCGTACGGCGTCTTCGACGAGGACAAGGGCTGCGCGGTGCGCGGCACCTTCATCATCGACAAGGAGGGTGTCGTGCGGTGGACCGTCGTCAACGGCCTGCCGGACGCGCGTGACCTGAACGAGTACGTGAAGGCACTCGACACCCTGTGA
- a CDS encoding Tellurium resistance, translated as MGFWDELWRGRSTDFDSGSAASNAIELTKRHRQVSLTKQGAATGNLRVNLSWRMRTSDIGGPERGRLLKHPFRLFTPEVVQGHTQSMVNVDLDLGCMYELADGSKGVVQPLGGFFGELNESPYIKLSGDDRFGSGSGETIFVNLDHRDEIKRLLIFVYIYDQTPAFDRTHAIVTLYPSNGPRIEIGLDERHPQARSCAVVLIENVKGDLTVRREVKFVYGFQAELDRLYGWGLQWGRGYKSKADR; from the coding sequence ATGGGGTTCTGGGACGAGCTGTGGCGCGGGCGCTCGACCGATTTCGACTCGGGCAGTGCGGCCAGCAACGCCATCGAGCTGACCAAACGGCATCGCCAGGTCTCGCTCACCAAGCAGGGCGCGGCCACCGGCAACCTGCGCGTCAACCTGTCCTGGCGGATGCGCACCTCCGACATAGGCGGCCCCGAGCGCGGCCGCCTGCTGAAGCACCCCTTCAGGCTGTTCACCCCGGAAGTGGTCCAGGGCCACACCCAGAGCATGGTCAATGTCGACCTCGACCTGGGCTGCATGTACGAGCTCGCCGACGGCAGCAAGGGCGTGGTCCAGCCGCTGGGCGGCTTCTTCGGCGAACTCAACGAATCGCCGTACATAAAACTCAGCGGCGACGACCGGTTCGGCTCCGGCTCCGGCGAGACGATCTTCGTCAACCTGGACCACCGCGACGAGATCAAGCGGCTGCTCATCTTCGTCTACATCTACGACCAGACCCCGGCCTTCGACCGTACGCACGCCATCGTCACGCTCTACCCGAGCAACGGCCCACGCATCGAGATCGGCCTCGACGAGCGCCATCCGCAGGCCCGGTCCTGCGCGGTGGTGCTGATCGAGAACGTCAAGGGCGACCTGACCGTGCGCCGCGAGGTGAAGTTCGTCTACGGCTTCCAGGCCGAGCTCGACCGCCTCTACGGCTGGGGGCTCCAGTGGGGCCGCGGCTACAAGTCGAAGGCCGACCGCTGA
- the aceE gene encoding pyruvate dehydrogenase (acetyl-transferring), homodimeric type, which translates to MASGSDRNPIIIGGLPSQVPDFDPEETQEWLDSLDAAVDERGRERARYLMLRLIERAREKRVAVPEMRSTDYVNTIATKDEPFFPGNEEIERKVLNATRWNAAVMVSRAQRPGIGVGGHIATFASSASLYDVGFNHFFRGKDEGDGGDQIFFQGHASPGIYARAFMLDRLSEQQLDSFRQEKSKAPYGLSSYPHPRSMPDFWEFPTVSMGLGPLGAIFQARMNRYMAARGIADTSKSHVWAFLGDGEMDEPESLGQLSIAAREGLDNLTFVVNCNLQRLDGPVRGNGKIIQELESQFRGAGWNVIKLVWDRSWDPLLAQDRDGILVNKLNTTPDGQFQTYATETGAYIRDHFFGGDHRLRAMVENMTDDQILHLGRGGHDHKKVYAAFAAAKAHKGQPTVVLAQTVKGWTLGPNFEGRNATHQMKKLTVADLKGFRDRLHIPITDQQLEDGAPPYYHPGRDSEEIQYMHDRRKGLGGYVPTRVVRSKPLPLPEDKTYASVKKGSGQQSIATTMAFVRLLKDLMRDEEIGKRFVLIAPDEYRTFGMDSFFPSAKIYNPLGQQYEAVDRDLLLAYKESPTGQMLHDGISEAGCTASLIAAGSAYATHGEPLIPVYVFYSMFGFQRTGDQFWQMADQLSRGFVLGATAGRTTLTGEGLQHADGHSQLLASTNPGCVAYDPAYGFEIAHIVQDGLRRMYGPDAEDVFYYLTVYNEPIQHPAEPADVDADGIIKGIHRFKAGESGAIPAQILASGVAVPWAVEAQQILASDWNVKADVWSATSWNELRREAVEVERHNLLHPEEEQRVPYVTRKLSSAEGPFVAVSDWMRSVPDQISRWVPGTYQSLGADGFGFADTRGAARRFFHIDAQSIVVAVLTELAREGKVDRSVLKQAIDRYQLLDVTAADPGAAGGDA; encoded by the coding sequence GTGGCTTCCGGATCCGATCGCAACCCGATCATCATTGGCGGCCTTCCCAGCCAGGTCCCGGACTTCGACCCTGAAGAGACTCAGGAGTGGCTCGACTCCCTCGACGCCGCCGTCGACGAGCGCGGCCGTGAGCGTGCCCGCTACCTGATGCTGCGGCTGATCGAGCGGGCCCGCGAGAAGCGCGTGGCCGTGCCCGAGATGCGCAGCACGGACTACGTCAACACCATCGCCACCAAGGACGAGCCGTTCTTCCCGGGCAACGAGGAGATCGAGCGCAAGGTCCTCAACGCGACCCGCTGGAACGCGGCCGTGATGGTGTCGCGCGCGCAGCGCCCCGGCATCGGGGTCGGCGGACACATCGCCACCTTCGCGTCCTCCGCCTCGCTGTACGACGTGGGCTTCAACCACTTCTTCCGCGGCAAGGACGAGGGCGACGGCGGCGACCAGATCTTCTTCCAGGGGCACGCCTCGCCGGGCATCTACGCCCGCGCGTTCATGCTGGACCGCCTCTCCGAGCAGCAGCTCGACTCGTTCCGCCAGGAGAAGTCGAAGGCGCCGTACGGCCTGTCGTCGTACCCGCACCCGCGCTCGATGCCGGACTTCTGGGAGTTCCCGACCGTCTCCATGGGCCTCGGCCCGCTCGGCGCGATCTTCCAGGCGCGGATGAACCGCTACATGGCGGCGCGCGGCATCGCGGACACCTCCAAGTCGCACGTCTGGGCGTTCCTCGGCGACGGCGAGATGGACGAGCCCGAGTCGCTGGGCCAGCTGTCCATCGCCGCCCGCGAGGGCCTCGACAACCTGACCTTCGTCGTCAACTGCAACCTGCAGCGGCTCGACGGCCCGGTGCGCGGCAACGGCAAGATCATCCAGGAGCTGGAGTCGCAGTTCCGCGGCGCCGGATGGAACGTCATCAAGCTGGTGTGGGACCGCAGCTGGGACCCGCTGCTCGCGCAGGACCGCGACGGCATCCTGGTCAACAAGCTGAACACCACGCCGGACGGCCAGTTCCAGACGTACGCCACGGAGACCGGCGCGTATATCCGCGACCACTTCTTCGGTGGCGATCACCGGCTGCGCGCGATGGTCGAGAACATGACCGACGACCAGATCCTGCACCTGGGCCGCGGCGGTCACGACCACAAGAAGGTCTACGCGGCCTTCGCGGCGGCCAAGGCGCACAAGGGCCAGCCGACGGTGGTCCTGGCGCAGACGGTCAAGGGCTGGACGCTGGGCCCCAACTTCGAGGGCCGCAACGCGACACACCAGATGAAGAAGCTGACCGTCGCCGACCTCAAGGGCTTCCGCGACCGGCTGCACATCCCGATCACCGACCAGCAGTTGGAGGACGGCGCGCCGCCGTACTACCACCCGGGGCGCGACTCCGAGGAGATCCAGTACATGCACGACCGCCGCAAGGGGCTCGGCGGGTACGTCCCGACGCGCGTCGTGCGGTCGAAGCCGCTGCCGCTGCCCGAGGACAAGACGTACGCGAGTGTGAAGAAGGGCTCGGGTCAGCAGTCCATCGCGACGACCATGGCCTTTGTGCGACTCCTCAAGGATCTCATGCGGGACGAGGAGATCGGCAAGCGGTTCGTACTGATCGCGCCTGACGAGTACCGCACGTTCGGCATGGACTCGTTCTTCCCGAGCGCGAAGATCTACAACCCGCTCGGTCAGCAGTACGAGGCGGTCGACCGCGATCTGCTGCTCGCGTACAAGGAGTCGCCGACCGGCCAGATGCTGCACGACGGCATCTCCGAGGCGGGCTGCACGGCCTCCCTCATCGCCGCGGGATCGGCGTACGCGACGCACGGCGAGCCGCTCATCCCGGTCTACGTCTTCTACTCGATGTTCGGTTTCCAGCGCACCGGTGACCAGTTCTGGCAGATGGCCGACCAGTTGTCGCGCGGTTTCGTACTGGGTGCGACCGCGGGACGTACGACACTGACCGGTGAGGGTCTTCAGCACGCGGACGGACACTCGCAGCTGCTCGCCTCGACGAACCCGGGCTGCGTCGCGTACGACCCGGCGTACGGCTTCGAGATCGCGCACATCGTGCAGGACGGTCTGCGCCGGATGTACGGCCCGGACGCCGAAGACGTCTTCTACTACCTCACCGTCTACAACGAGCCGATCCAGCACCCGGCCGAGCCGGCGGACGTCGACGCGGACGGCATCATCAAGGGCATCCACCGCTTCAAGGCCGGGGAGTCGGGCGCGATCCCGGCGCAGATCCTCGCCTCCGGCGTGGCCGTCCCGTGGGCCGTCGAGGCGCAGCAGATCCTCGCCTCCGACTGGAACGTCAAGGCGGACGTCTGGTCGGCGACCTCCTGGAACGAGCTGCGCCGCGAGGCCGTCGAGGTGGAGCGGCACAACCTGCTGCACCCCGAGGAGGAGCAGCGCGTCCCGTATGTGACGCGGAAGCTGAGCAGTGCCGAGGGCCCGTTCGTGGCGGTGTCCGACTGGATGCGATCGGTTCCCGACCAGATCTCGCGCTGGGTGCCGGGCACCTACCAGTCGCTCGGCGCGGACGGCTTCGGCTTCGCCGACACGCGGGGTGCGGCTCGCCGCTTCTTCCACATCGACGCGCAGTCGATCGTGGTCGCGGTGCTGACCGAGCTGGCGCGCGAGGGCAAGGTCGACCGGTCGGTGCTGAAGCAGGCCATCGACCGGTACCAGTTGCTCGACGTGACGGCGGCGGACCCCGGGGCCGCGGGCGGCGACGCGTAG
- a CDS encoding TerD family protein, with amino-acid sequence MGVTLAKGGNVSLSKAAPNLTQVMIGLGWDARSTTGADFDLDASALLCNSGRVLGDEWFIFYNQLKSPDGSVEHTGDNLTGEGEGDDESILIDLSKVPANVDKIVFPVSIHDADNRGQTFGQVSNAFIRVVNQADGQELARYDLSEDASTETAMIFGEVYRYNSEWKFRAVGQGYASGLRGIALDFGVNVS; translated from the coding sequence ATGGGCGTCACGCTCGCCAAGGGAGGCAATGTCTCCCTCTCCAAGGCCGCACCGAACCTCACGCAGGTGATGATCGGGCTCGGCTGGGACGCACGCTCCACCACCGGAGCCGACTTCGACCTGGACGCCAGCGCGCTGCTGTGCAACTCCGGCCGGGTGCTCGGCGACGAGTGGTTCATCTTCTACAACCAGCTCAAGAGCCCGGACGGCTCGGTCGAGCACACCGGCGACAACCTCACCGGTGAGGGCGAGGGCGACGACGAGTCGATCCTGATCGACCTCTCCAAGGTTCCCGCCAACGTCGACAAGATCGTCTTCCCGGTCTCGATCCACGACGCCGACAACCGCGGCCAGACGTTCGGCCAGGTCAGCAACGCCTTCATCCGTGTGGTCAACCAGGCCGACGGTCAGGAGCTCGCGCGCTACGACCTCTCCGAGGACGCCTCCACGGAGACCGCGATGATCTTCGGCGAGGTGTACCGCTACAACAGCGAATGGAAGTTCCGCGCGGTCGGCCAGGGGTACGCGTCCGGACTGCGGGGCATCGCACTGGACTTCGGGGTCAATGTTTCCTAG
- a CDS encoding HpcH/HpaI aldolase/citrate lyase family protein: MRHFGHIAHQERQRLFHQEPCVFTADSPARVLAAALGATLYSPATRPQLADDIVKQGGRGVVSMVLCLEDSISDADVAYGEENLVRQFTDLAGRPGADLPLLFVRVRTPEQIPDLVQRMGPAVRVLSGFVMPKFTEERGVPFLEALAAAEASSGRRLFAMPVLESPELLYRESRVETLEGISRAVDKYRDRVLALRLGVTDFCSSYALRRAPDMTAYDVQVVASVIADVVNMLGRADGTGFTVTGPVWEYFRVQERMFKPQLRRSPFLDGQAEELREALIEHAMDGLLREITLDQANGLLGKTCIHPSHVLPVHALSVVSHEEFSDAQDILRPERDGGGVLRSAYTNKMNEVKPHRAWAERTLQRAEVFGVANEDIGFVELLAAGLPAS, translated from the coding sequence ATGCGTCATTTCGGGCACATCGCCCACCAAGAGCGGCAGCGCCTCTTCCACCAGGAGCCGTGCGTCTTCACCGCCGACTCACCGGCGAGAGTCCTCGCGGCCGCCCTCGGTGCCACGCTGTACAGCCCGGCCACCCGGCCGCAGCTCGCCGACGACATCGTCAAACAGGGCGGGCGCGGCGTCGTCTCCATGGTGCTGTGCCTGGAGGACTCGATCTCCGACGCGGACGTCGCCTACGGCGAGGAGAACCTGGTCCGGCAGTTCACCGACCTCGCCGGCCGGCCGGGCGCCGACCTTCCGCTGCTCTTCGTGCGGGTGCGCACCCCCGAGCAGATCCCGGACCTGGTGCAGCGCATGGGCCCGGCGGTGCGCGTGCTGTCCGGATTCGTCATGCCGAAGTTCACCGAGGAGCGCGGCGTCCCGTTCCTGGAGGCCCTCGCCGCCGCCGAGGCGTCGAGCGGGCGCCGCCTGTTCGCCATGCCAGTGCTCGAATCACCCGAGCTGCTGTACCGCGAGTCGCGCGTGGAGACCCTGGAGGGCATCTCCCGCGCCGTCGACAAGTACCGCGACCGCGTCCTCGCGCTGCGCCTCGGCGTCACCGACTTCTGCTCCTCCTACGCGCTGCGCCGGGCCCCCGACATGACGGCCTACGACGTCCAGGTCGTCGCCTCCGTGATCGCCGACGTGGTGAACATGCTCGGCCGGGCCGACGGCACCGGCTTCACGGTGACCGGGCCCGTGTGGGAGTACTTCCGGGTCCAGGAGCGCATGTTCAAGCCACAGCTGCGCCGCAGCCCGTTCCTGGACGGACAGGCCGAGGAACTGCGCGAGGCGCTGATCGAGCACGCCATGGACGGGCTGCTGCGCGAGATCACCCTCGACCAGGCCAACGGTCTGCTCGGCAAGACCTGCATCCACCCCTCGCACGTCCTGCCCGTGCACGCGCTGTCCGTGGTCAGCCACGAGGAGTTCAGCGACGCCCAGGACATCCTGCGGCCCGAGCGCGACGGCGGCGGCGTGCTGCGGTCGGCGTACACGAACAAGATGAACGAGGTGAAGCCGCACCGCGCCTGGGCCGAGCGCACCCTCCAGCGCGCCGAGGTCTTCGGCGTCGCGAACGAGGACATCGGCTTCGTGGAGCTGCTCGCCGCCGGACTTCCCGCCAGCTGA
- a CDS encoding TerD family protein: protein MGVSLSKGGNVSLTKEAPGLTAVIVGLGWDVRTTTGTDFDLDASAILTGADGKVSSDANFVFFNNLKSPDGSVEHTGDNTTGEGEGDDEQIKVNLAAVPAEIDKIVFPVSIYDAENRQQSFGQVRNAFIRVVNQAGEAEIARYDLSEDASTETAMVFGELYRNGAEWKFRAVGQGYASGLRGIAQDFGVNV, encoded by the coding sequence GTGGGAGTCAGCCTCAGCAAGGGCGGCAACGTATCGCTGACCAAGGAGGCCCCGGGCCTGACCGCGGTCATCGTCGGTCTGGGGTGGGACGTCCGCACCACCACCGGCACCGACTTCGACCTGGATGCCAGCGCCATCCTGACCGGCGCGGACGGCAAGGTCAGCAGTGACGCCAACTTCGTGTTCTTCAACAACCTGAAGAGCCCGGACGGCTCGGTCGAGCACACCGGGGACAACACCACCGGTGAGGGCGAGGGCGACGACGAACAGATCAAGGTCAACCTCGCCGCGGTCCCGGCGGAGATCGACAAGATCGTGTTCCCGGTCTCGATCTACGACGCCGAGAACCGCCAGCAGTCCTTCGGCCAGGTGCGCAACGCGTTCATCCGCGTGGTGAACCAGGCCGGCGAGGCGGAGATCGCGCGCTACGACCTCTCCGAGGACGCCTCAACGGAGACCGCGATGGTCTTCGGCGAGCTGTACCGCAACGGCGCGGAGTGGAAGTTCCGCGCCGTGGGCCAGGGCTACGCCTCGGGCCTGCGCGGCATCGCGCAGGACTTCGGCGTGAACGTCTGA
- a CDS encoding DUF475 domain-containing protein has protein sequence MLLKTFGWSFAITALGLVAAAFYGGWEAFGIVAILAVLEISLSFDNAVVNAGILKKMSAFWQKIFLTVGVLIAVFGMRLVFPVVIVAVTAKKSPIEAVNLALTDKDQYQQLVTDAHPAIAAFGGMFLLMIFLDFIFEERDIQWLRWIERPLAKLGKVDMLAVCIALIVLLITSMTFAVNAHQHGGAHVDKAQTVLISGIAGLITYMVVGGLSGYFEDKLEEEEEREHEEEEEAERTGKKKPAVVLAGQAAFFMFLYLEVLDASFSFDGVIGAFAITNDIVLMALGLGIGAMYVRSLTVYLVRQGTLDDYVYLEHGAHYAIGALAVILMVTIQYQIHEVITGLVGVILIAWSFWSSVRRNKAIAEAEGKGESSDEKTEVSTGV, from the coding sequence GTGCTTCTGAAAACCTTCGGCTGGTCGTTCGCGATTACCGCGCTCGGCCTGGTCGCAGCGGCGTTCTACGGGGGGTGGGAAGCCTTTGGCATCGTGGCGATCCTGGCTGTCCTCGAGATCTCGCTGTCCTTCGACAACGCGGTGGTCAACGCCGGAATCCTGAAGAAGATGAGTGCCTTCTGGCAGAAGATCTTCCTCACCGTCGGTGTCCTGATCGCCGTCTTCGGTATGCGCCTGGTCTTCCCGGTCGTGATCGTGGCGGTGACCGCCAAGAAGAGCCCGATCGAGGCGGTCAACCTCGCGCTCACCGACAAGGACCAGTACCAGCAGCTGGTGACCGACGCCCACCCGGCGATCGCCGCCTTCGGTGGCATGTTCCTGCTGATGATCTTCCTCGACTTCATCTTCGAGGAGCGGGACATCCAGTGGCTGCGCTGGATCGAGCGCCCGCTGGCCAAGCTCGGCAAGGTCGACATGCTGGCGGTCTGCATCGCCCTGATCGTCCTGCTGATCACCTCCATGACCTTCGCGGTCAACGCCCACCAGCACGGCGGCGCGCACGTCGACAAGGCGCAGACGGTGCTGATCTCCGGCATCGCGGGCCTGATCACCTACATGGTGGTCGGCGGTCTCTCCGGCTACTTCGAGGACAAGCTCGAGGAAGAGGAGGAGCGCGAGCACGAGGAGGAGGAAGAGGCCGAACGGACCGGCAAGAAGAAGCCGGCCGTCGTCCTCGCCGGCCAGGCAGCGTTCTTCATGTTCCTCTACCTCGAGGTCCTGGACGCGTCCTTCTCCTTCGACGGTGTGATCGGCGCCTTCGCCATCACCAACGACATCGTGCTGATGGCGCTCGGCCTCGGCATCGGCGCCATGTACGTCCGGTCGCTCACGGTCTACCTGGTCCGCCAGGGCACCCTCGACGACTACGTCTACCTGGAGCACGGCGCGCACTACGCGATCGGCGCCCTCGCCGTGATCCTCATGGTCACCATCCAGTACCAGATCCACGAGGTCATCACCGGCCTCGTCGGTGTCATCCTGATCGCCTGGTCCTTCTGGTCCTCGGTGCGCCGCAACAAGGCGATCGCCGAGGCCGAGGGAAAAGGTGAGTCCTCGGACGAGAAGACCGAGGTCTCGACCGGGGTGTGA
- a CDS encoding DUF3052 domain-containing protein: MSATADHAEERTNPAARLGFEPGQVVQEIGFDDDVDHELRESIESLIGQDLVDEEYDDVADVVMLWFRDEDGDLTDALVDAIGLLEDGGMIWLLTPKTGRDGYVEPSDIAEAGQTAGLSQTKSITVGKEWSGTRLATPKAKR, translated from the coding sequence GTGAGCGCGACCGCGGACCACGCGGAGGAGCGGACCAACCCGGCCGCCAGGCTGGGGTTCGAGCCCGGACAGGTGGTCCAGGAGATCGGCTTCGACGACGACGTTGACCACGAGCTCCGTGAATCCATTGAATCGCTGATCGGCCAGGACCTGGTCGACGAGGAATACGACGACGTCGCCGATGTGGTGATGCTGTGGTTCCGCGACGAGGACGGCGATCTCACGGACGCACTGGTGGACGCCATCGGTCTCCTTGAGGACGGCGGCATGATCTGGCTGCTGACCCCCAAGACCGGCCGGGACGGTTACGTCGAACCCAGCGATATCGCCGAGGCCGGGCAGACCGCCGGCCTCTCCCAGACGAAGAGCATCACCGTGGGTAAGGAGTGGTCGGGCACCCGTCTGGCCACGCCGAAGGCCAAGCGCTGA